A stretch of the Amycolatopsis sp. BJA-103 genome encodes the following:
- a CDS encoding PH domain-containing protein, producing MFAPRDPDEYLLDTERRVIRIRRHWAVLLWDTFEAVALLAICVLVSYLLPPAAWVIQNILWYAALLVILRFAYVVMEWWVERLVVTDKRFVMTTGVYTTKVLMMPITKVTDLTYERSATGRIFGYGTMVVESAGQIQALNRIDYLPKPEEFYDTISELVFGDKQKQAERFSMIKAQRAARGKKKVG from the coding sequence ATGTTCGCCCCACGCGATCCAGACGAGTATCTCCTCGACACCGAGCGACGGGTCATCAGGATTCGCCGTCACTGGGCGGTGCTGCTGTGGGACACCTTCGAGGCGGTGGCCTTGCTGGCCATCTGCGTCCTGGTGTCCTACCTGCTGCCGCCTGCCGCGTGGGTGATCCAGAACATCCTCTGGTACGCCGCGTTGCTCGTCATCCTGCGCTTCGCGTACGTGGTGATGGAGTGGTGGGTCGAGAGGCTGGTCGTCACGGACAAGCGCTTCGTCATGACCACCGGCGTCTACACCACCAAGGTGCTGATGATGCCGATCACCAAGGTCACCGACCTCACGTACGAGCGTTCGGCGACCGGCCGGATCTTCGGCTACGGGACGATGGTGGTCGAGTCGGCCGGTCAGATCCAGGCGCTGAACCGGATCGACTACCTGCCCAAGCCGGAAGAGTTCTACGACACGATCTCCGAGCTCGTGTTCGGCGACAAGCAGAAGCAGGCCGAGCGCTTTTCGATGATCAAGGCGCAGCGTGCGGCGCGCGGCAAGAAGAAGGTCGGTTAG
- a CDS encoding DUF2332 domain-containing protein, which produces MPIGLDEIKSRLRKFATVEAAGVSPLYEHLASKASEDDDVAGLLIDARGGEARGTLLLATAHRLIQADPIHPLSRYYPSVGGFDGVDSETWPLFRSFLLERADKARSIISSRYTQTNEVRRAALLYPAVTTAAKEAGGKIALLEVGCSAGLLLGLDKYAYRYQCAGGEQLTAGPAKAAVGLHCALDLAPGAVTPKVPKKLTVTARAGLDRAPVDLTDEDELAWLEACVWADQPDRIRLLRTAAAAQGKQRPDLITGDAVDDLASAAATLPADVPLVVLTSHVLAYLGERRADFLEALKNLAGDRPLWWVSEGFYTATLEPLVPGRADLAEPAGLAVLGLVRWEGGVPDVRALARTAPHGQRMTWLPV; this is translated from the coding sequence ATGCCCATCGGGCTGGATGAGATCAAGAGCCGCTTGCGGAAGTTCGCGACGGTCGAGGCGGCCGGTGTTTCGCCGCTGTACGAGCACCTGGCGTCGAAGGCGTCCGAGGACGACGACGTCGCCGGGCTGCTGATCGACGCCCGCGGCGGTGAAGCGCGCGGCACGCTGCTCCTGGCGACCGCGCACCGGCTCATCCAGGCCGACCCGATCCACCCGCTCTCGCGGTACTACCCGTCCGTCGGCGGTTTCGACGGCGTGGACTCGGAGACGTGGCCGCTGTTCCGCTCGTTCCTGCTGGAGCGGGCGGACAAGGCGCGCTCGATCATCTCCTCGCGGTACACGCAGACCAACGAGGTCCGCCGGGCCGCGCTGCTCTACCCCGCGGTGACGACGGCGGCGAAGGAGGCGGGCGGCAAGATCGCGCTGCTCGAGGTCGGCTGCAGCGCGGGCCTGCTCCTCGGCCTGGACAAGTACGCCTACCGCTACCAGTGCGCCGGCGGCGAACAGCTCACCGCCGGGCCCGCGAAGGCCGCCGTCGGCCTGCACTGCGCGCTGGACCTCGCACCCGGCGCCGTCACGCCGAAGGTGCCGAAGAAGCTGACGGTCACCGCCCGCGCCGGCCTCGACCGCGCCCCGGTGGACCTGACCGACGAGGACGAACTGGCCTGGCTCGAAGCCTGCGTCTGGGCCGACCAGCCGGACCGGATCCGGCTCCTGCGCACGGCCGCGGCCGCGCAGGGCAAGCAGCGACCGGACCTGATCACCGGTGACGCCGTCGACGACCTCGCCTCGGCGGCCGCCACGCTGCCCGCCGACGTCCCGCTCGTCGTGCTGACCAGTCACGTGCTGGCGTACCTGGGGGAGCGGCGGGCGGACTTCCTGGAGGCGCTGAAGAACCTCGCCGGGGATCGGCCGCTGTGGTGGGTCAGCGAGGGGTTCTACACCGCCACGCTGGAGCCCTTGGTGCCCGGCCGGGCCGATCTGGCGGAACCCGCGGGCCTGGCCGTACTCGGGCTCGTCCGCTGGGAAGGCGGTGTTCCGGACGTCCGCGCGCTGGCCAGGACCGCGCCGCACGGACAACGGATGACCTGGCTCCCGGTTTAA
- a CDS encoding NUDIX hydrolase, with product MNTVSNSTVRCVGGIAHDELGRILLIRRANEPGRGLWSVPGGRVEPGETDEAAVIREMREETGLDVMPGTYVGNARRGPFDIHDYACSITGGTLRAGDDAGDARWIDAETLIELDKGGRLAELLFVTLRDWGVLPTANASPA from the coding sequence ATGAACACCGTTTCGAACAGCACCGTCCGCTGTGTCGGCGGCATCGCCCATGACGAACTCGGGCGGATTCTGCTGATCCGGCGCGCGAATGAACCCGGACGTGGACTGTGGTCGGTACCCGGCGGACGTGTTGAACCCGGCGAAACGGACGAAGCGGCCGTCATACGCGAGATGCGCGAAGAGACCGGACTGGACGTGATGCCGGGCACATACGTCGGCAACGCCCGCCGCGGCCCGTTCGACATCCACGACTACGCCTGCTCGATCACCGGCGGCACTCTCCGTGCCGGGGACGACGCCGGCGACGCCCGGTGGATCGACGCCGAAACCTTGATCGAACTCGACAAAGGCGGCCGATTGGCCGAACTCCTGTTCGTCACTCTCCGCGACTGGGGTGTCCTGCCCACCGCGAATGCCTCACCCGCGTGA